The sequence below is a genomic window from Lysobacter capsici.
GCTAACACTCGGCGGCGCAGTGTAGGCCGGCGACACGACGCAACGTCGTGGCAGTGACTCAGGCGCGGCGATTGACATTGCCCAACCGCACGAGCCTAGAACTCCCCGCGTTTGTGGGAGATGCGGCTTAGGCCGTTGATTGATCCGTTTCTGACGGATCGTAGCGAAGGCGAAATCTTGATGAATACCCCGATGGCCCCGGCCGGCGCGATGGCCGATTCCGCTGCCCGTGCCTTGCCCGAGACGGCGCCGAAAAACCTGCTCGAAGTCGCCGCCGCGCAAGGCTCGTTCTCGATTTTCTGCGACGCGGTCGAGCGCGCCGGCCTGACCGAGCTGCTCAACGGCAACGGCCCGTTCACCGCGTTCATTCCGATCGACGCCGCATTCGGCAAATTGCCCGAGGGCATGCTGGAAATATTGTTCCGTCCGGAAAATAAATCACAACTCGCCGACGTGCTGTATGGCCATCTGGTGCCCAAGCGCAAGACGGTGGTCGAGTTCGAACGCTGGGACGCGTTGAAAACCGTCAACGGTCGCAACGTCGCGATCCAGTCGGTCAACAAGC
It includes:
- a CDS encoding fasciclin domain-containing protein, encoding MNTPMAPAGAMADSAARALPETAPKNLLEVAAAQGSFSIFCDAVERAGLTELLNGNGPFTAFIPIDAAFGKLPEGMLEILFRPENKSQLADVLYGHLVPKRKTVVEFERWDALKTVNGRNVAIQSVNKQVSFGTGKVTLPNIYSSNAVIHGIDRVNLPTN